The Medicago truncatula cultivar Jemalong A17 chromosome 4, MtrunA17r5.0-ANR, whole genome shotgun sequence genome includes a region encoding these proteins:
- the LOC25493625 gene encoding flavonoid 3'-monooxygenase CYP75B137: MVSLTNLKDWYKGDTTTLLIALLTISIITWYLYLYFFKSKTQNLPPGPPGFPIFGNLLSLDPELHTYFAGLAQAHGPIYKLWLGSKLGIVLTSPSTARQVLKDHDTVFANRDVPAAGRAATYGGNDIVWTPYGPQWRMLRKICVVKMLSNTTLDSVYELRRGEVRKTVGYIHDRVGSTVNVGEQVFLTVLNVITNMMWGAGVEGEERESLGAEFREAVAEMVQLLGKPNLSDFFPGLARFDLQGVVKDMNALVPRFDGIFEKMIGERLKKEEDGKENNGSRDFLQFLLNLKEEGDSKTPFTNTHVKALLMDMVVGGSDTSSNTIEFVMAEMMNKPEVMRKVQEELETVVGKDNLVEESHIHKLTYLHAVMKETLRLHPALPLLVPHCPSETTNIGGYTIPEGSRVFINVWAIHRDPYVWENPLEFDPTRFLDGKWDYSGNDFNYFPFGSGRRICAGIAMAERTVLYFVATLVHLFDWTVPQGENLEVSEKFGIVLKKKTPLLAIPTPRLSNPDLYK; encoded by the exons ATGGTTTCACTCACAAACCTCAAAGATTGGTACAAAGGTGACACAACAACACTCCTCATAGCACTCTTAACAATTTCCATAATCACTTGGTACTTATATCTCTACTTCTTCAAATCTAAAACCCAAAACCTACCACCAGGCCCACCGGGCTTTCCCATCTTCGGAAACCTTCTATCACTCGACCCAGAACTTCACACTTACTTCGCCGGACTAGCCCAAGCCCACGGCCCAATTTACAAGCTCTGGCTCGGAAGCAAACTCGGTATTGTTTTGACTTCACCTTCCACAGCACGCCAAGTTCTAAAAGACCACGACACAGTTTTCGCCAACCGTGACGTCCCTGCCGCCGGTAGAGCCGCCACTTACGGCGGCAACGATATAGTATGGACCCCCTACGGTCCACAGTGGCGTATGCTGAGAAAAATCTGTGTCGTGAAGATGCTTAGTAACACAACTCTTGACTCCGTTTACGAGCTCCGACGAGGTGAGGTTCGGAAAACGGTCGGGTATATTCATGATCGGGTAGGGTCAACGGTGAATGTTGGTGAGCAGGTTTTTTTAACGGTGTTGAATGTGATTACGAATATGATGTGGGGTGCGGGGGTGGAAGGAGAAGAGAGGGAGAGTTTAGGGGCGGAGTTTAGGGAGGCGGTGGCGGAGATGGTGCAGCTATTGGGGAAGCCGAATTTGTCGGATTTTTTTCCTGGGTTGGCCCGGTTTGATTTGCAGGGTGTTGTGAAAGATATGAATGCTTTGGTGCCTCGCTTTGATGGGATATTTGAGAAGATGATTGGTGAACGATTGAAGAAGGAAGAGGATGGGAAGGAGAATAATGGGAGTAGGGACTTTCTGCagtttttgttgaatttgaaggaggAGGGTGATTCTAAGACACCGTTTACAAATACTCATGTTAAGGCTCTACTCATG GACATGGTAGTGGGTGGATCAGACACATCCTCCAACACAATTGAGTTTGTAATGGCAGAAATGATGAACAAACCAGAAGTGATGAGGAAGGTTCAAGAGGAGTTAGAAACTGTGGTTGGAAAAGATAACTTAGTAGAAGAGTCTCATATTCACAAGCTAACCTACTTACATGCAGTGATGAAAGAAACTCTTCGTTTACACCCTGCACTtccacttttagtccctcactGCCCAAGTGAAACCACCAACATTGGAGGCTACACAATTCCAGAGGGATCTCGTGTCTTTATCAACGTTTGGGCTATTCATAGAGACCCTTATGTTTGGGAGAACCCACTAGAATTTGATCCTACAAGGTTCTTGGATGGTAAATGGGATTATAGTGGGAATGACTTCAACTATTTCCCTTTTGGCTCTGGAAGAAGGATTTGTGCCGGAATAGCAATGGCTGAGAGGACGGTTTTGTACTTTGTAGCCACCCTTGTGCACTTGTTTGATTGGACAGTTCCTCAAGGAGAAAATCTGGAGGTGTCGGAGAAATTTGGTATTGTTCTAAAAAAGAAGACACCTCTGCTTGCCATACCCACACCACGACTGTCAAATCCAGATCTTTATAAATAG